A portion of the Streptomyces platensis genome contains these proteins:
- a CDS encoding WXG100 family type VII secretion target has protein sequence MAGQQYTTTEEEMVAFSGKISSVNQSIQGEISRLNTVVDTITSGWKGAAASSYNQLQSKVNEDANRLNQLLGEIKEAIDETTKNYSASEEEQAQSISHISASASPFG, from the coding sequence ATGGCTGGTCAGCAGTACACAACCACCGAGGAGGAGATGGTCGCGTTCAGCGGCAAGATCTCCTCGGTCAACCAGTCGATCCAGGGCGAGATCTCGCGCCTGAACACGGTCGTCGACACCATCACGTCTGGGTGGAAGGGTGCTGCGGCCTCCTCGTACAACCAGCTCCAGTCCAAGGTGAACGAGGACGCCAACCGTCTCAACCAGCTTCTGGGTGAGATCAAGGAAGCGATCGACGAGACCACCAAGAACTACTCCGCCTCCGAAGAGGAGCAGGCGCAGTCGATCTCGCACATCTCCGCCTCGGCTTCCCCGTTCGGATGA
- the mycP gene encoding type VII secretion-associated serine protease mycosin — MPLNSGECKFGTNDIKETPWSLQRLLTNQMWADTHGEGVRVAVIDTGIDAGNSQIKPNIEGAGKKFVAGGGKPTVDQVGHGTKVAGIIAARPKLGSGFYGIAPKAKVIPLQQTSEEKAGTADSLAAAIDYAVRLKVNIINISQGTDAGPGKLGPLRAAIQRAAAQNVLIVASAGNDGASGKEKNMYPAAFQQFDNVLSVAASDRNNERAPFSQPGAWVDIAAPGVNMVSTVPDGGNCVDQGTSFAAPYAAGAAALLIAKHLHDSPAWTPQQVIWHLEKTAERVRPKADHNIGWGVVDPVAALNDDTRPTASPQPDKPSNAADGSNIQPAAVTIGESTEERRARISIYIVGGGLLAVAAVVGSSIALRDWRRKNGLTSHGEASNG, encoded by the coding sequence GTGCCGCTCAACAGTGGTGAGTGCAAGTTCGGGACCAACGACATCAAAGAGACTCCCTGGTCGCTCCAGCGCCTCCTCACCAATCAGATGTGGGCCGACACCCACGGGGAGGGCGTCCGGGTCGCCGTCATCGACACCGGCATCGACGCGGGCAACTCGCAGATCAAGCCCAACATCGAAGGCGCCGGCAAGAAGTTCGTCGCCGGTGGCGGCAAGCCGACCGTCGATCAGGTCGGCCACGGCACCAAGGTCGCCGGCATCATCGCCGCCCGCCCGAAGCTGGGTTCGGGTTTCTACGGAATCGCCCCCAAGGCGAAGGTCATCCCGCTGCAGCAGACCAGCGAGGAGAAGGCCGGCACCGCCGACAGCCTCGCCGCCGCCATCGACTATGCGGTCCGGCTGAAGGTCAACATCATCAATATCTCCCAGGGCACGGACGCCGGCCCGGGAAAGCTGGGCCCCCTCAGGGCAGCGATCCAGCGGGCCGCCGCACAGAACGTCCTGATCGTCGCATCGGCCGGAAACGACGGCGCGAGCGGTAAGGAAAAGAACATGTACCCCGCCGCTTTCCAGCAGTTCGACAATGTGCTGTCCGTTGCCGCCTCGGACCGCAACAACGAGCGCGCCCCCTTCTCCCAGCCGGGAGCCTGGGTCGACATCGCCGCGCCGGGCGTGAACATGGTCTCCACCGTCCCCGACGGCGGTAACTGCGTCGACCAGGGCACCAGCTTCGCCGCACCCTATGCCGCGGGCGCCGCGGCCCTCCTCATCGCGAAGCATCTGCACGACAGCCCGGCCTGGACTCCGCAGCAGGTCATCTGGCACCTGGAGAAGACCGCGGAGCGCGTGCGCCCGAAGGCGGACCACAACATCGGCTGGGGCGTCGTCGACCCGGTCGCCGCCCTCAACGACGACACCAGGCCCACCGCCTCACCCCAGCCGGACAAGCCCTCCAACGCGGCTGACGGCTCCAACATCCAGCCGGCCGCCGTCACCATCGGAGAATCCACCGAGGAACGGCGCGCCCGCATCTCCATCTACATCGTCGGCGGCGGGCTTTTGGCTGTTGCCGCGGTTGTCGGCTCCTCGATCGCCCTTCGCGACTGGCGCCGCAAGAACGGACTGACATCTCACGGGGAGGCCAGTAATGGCTAA
- a CDS encoding WXG100 family type VII secretion target gives MSGQILVNFATISQASSDVRGTANNIRQQLDDLEAGVKKIAASWEGAAQEGYQARQREWDQRAASLHSTLEAIAKALDQAAQNYQATEHKNSGIWGG, from the coding sequence ATGTCAGGCCAGATCCTCGTTAATTTCGCGACGATCTCGCAGGCCAGTTCCGACGTGCGCGGTACGGCCAACAACATCCGCCAGCAGCTCGACGACCTCGAGGCGGGCGTCAAGAAGATCGCCGCCAGCTGGGAAGGTGCGGCGCAGGAGGGCTACCAGGCCCGCCAGCGCGAGTGGGACCAGCGCGCTGCCTCCCTGCACTCGACGCTTGAGGCCATCGCCAAGGCGCTGGACCAGGCCGCTCAGAACTACCAGGCCACTGAGCACAAGAACTCCGGTATCTGGGGCGGCTGA
- a CDS encoding SCO5717 family growth-regulating ATPase, whose translation MNEQEAFRPDGNDPDDDQSEFDLTGEFKIDFAAPAWYASNDTSGGGASAGASSAAPPASSPATPTAGAQPPVGQPLGQPLPGPAEAAPPGFPTLRPQETGHDAPVAATPPDAPEAPSEPAPAANEGAGTGNRRAGTGTDPSASLWDDDEDTEPEATHASEPEVTSTGAAPQTETPAVPAPVEESAPAPEAAVPAPPAPEAAMPEAQPAPAQQPHQGVPQQGMPVQGVPQQGLPQQAAPHQAMPPQAAPHQAPQQGVPQQGGPQQGAPWGAAADGQQQGVPGQGGLPPLPAEYQPADPRTAQAQAQAAQQQPQQAQQHAPAQQQPQAQPQPHAQQAGQPQAQQPQAGYPQGQHAQQAGYPQQQQGAPAQQQQPAYGYPQPAYGYPQQAQQQHAAAQQSAYGYPQTGAQGYPQQGQAQAGYAQQHAAQQAAQAQAAQAQAAQAQQAQQAQQAQQAQAAQAQQAQQAQQAQAQQAQAQPQQAQYQPLPGQQAGDPNAAANYASYSQPGQQQPQQRAAPGAPLGYSAAVELTSDRLLRNQPKKRKPGANAQPSKFKLGAKKEEAERQRKLELIRTPVMSCYRIAVISLKGGVGKTTTTTALGSTLASERQDKILAIDANPDAGTLGRRVRRETGATIRDLVQAIPHLHSYMDIRRFTSQAPSGLEILANDVDPAVSTTFNDDDYRRAIDVLGKQYPVILTDSGTGLLYSAMRGVLDLADQLIIISTPSVDGASSASTTLDWLSAHGYADLVQRGITVISGVRETGKMIKIDDIVSHFETRCRGVVVVPFDEHLAAGAEVDLDMMRPKTREAYFNLSALVAEDFARAQQAQGMYPQQQMGGDPYAQQQMGGDPYAQQQQQYAQQGQPQQPQQGQPPAGYPPQQGGWTQQPQQGQPPAHWQQQQPAPDAPQPDGPGLAPGWQQQPPPQ comes from the coding sequence GTGAACGAGCAGGAGGCTTTCCGTCCGGACGGAAACGATCCTGACGACGACCAGTCCGAGTTCGACCTGACCGGTGAGTTCAAGATCGATTTCGCCGCACCGGCCTGGTACGCGAGCAACGACACCAGTGGTGGCGGCGCGAGTGCCGGCGCCTCGTCGGCGGCTCCTCCTGCGTCTTCGCCCGCCACTCCGACCGCCGGGGCCCAGCCCCCCGTCGGACAGCCTCTGGGCCAGCCGCTCCCCGGGCCCGCGGAGGCCGCGCCGCCCGGTTTCCCGACGCTGCGCCCCCAGGAAACGGGCCATGACGCCCCGGTCGCCGCCACTCCTCCGGACGCGCCGGAGGCTCCCTCGGAGCCCGCACCGGCCGCGAACGAGGGTGCCGGCACCGGCAATCGGCGCGCGGGTACGGGCACCGACCCGTCGGCCTCGCTCTGGGACGACGACGAGGACACCGAGCCGGAGGCGACGCACGCGTCCGAGCCCGAGGTCACGTCCACCGGCGCGGCGCCGCAGACGGAGACCCCGGCCGTGCCCGCCCCCGTCGAGGAGAGTGCCCCGGCCCCTGAAGCGGCGGTGCCCGCACCGCCCGCCCCCGAGGCGGCCATGCCCGAGGCGCAGCCCGCACCGGCCCAGCAGCCGCACCAGGGCGTGCCCCAGCAGGGCATGCCCGTACAGGGTGTGCCGCAGCAGGGCCTTCCGCAGCAGGCGGCTCCGCACCAGGCGATGCCCCCGCAGGCGGCTCCGCACCAGGCCCCCCAGCAGGGTGTTCCGCAGCAAGGAGGGCCGCAGCAGGGCGCTCCCTGGGGTGCCGCGGCGGACGGTCAGCAGCAGGGTGTGCCCGGACAGGGCGGGCTGCCGCCGCTGCCGGCCGAGTACCAGCCCGCGGACCCGCGGACGGCACAGGCCCAGGCCCAGGCCGCTCAGCAACAGCCGCAGCAGGCCCAGCAGCACGCACCGGCCCAGCAGCAACCGCAGGCGCAGCCGCAGCCGCACGCCCAGCAGGCGGGGCAGCCGCAGGCCCAGCAGCCGCAGGCCGGGTACCCCCAGGGGCAGCACGCCCAGCAGGCCGGCTACCCGCAACAGCAGCAGGGCGCGCCCGCGCAGCAGCAACAGCCCGCGTACGGCTATCCGCAGCCCGCGTACGGCTACCCCCAGCAGGCCCAGCAGCAGCACGCGGCCGCGCAGCAGTCGGCTTACGGCTATCCGCAGACCGGTGCGCAGGGCTACCCGCAGCAGGGCCAGGCGCAGGCCGGTTACGCCCAGCAGCACGCCGCCCAGCAAGCAGCACAGGCGCAGGCCGCTCAGGCACAGGCGGCGCAGGCCCAACAAGCCCAGCAGGCACAACAGGCGCAGCAGGCCCAGGCAGCGCAGGCACAACAGGCCCAGCAAGCACAACAGGCCCAGGCCCAACAAGCCCAGGCCCAGCCCCAGCAGGCGCAGTACCAGCCGCTGCCCGGTCAGCAGGCCGGCGACCCGAACGCCGCGGCCAACTACGCGTCGTACTCACAGCCGGGCCAGCAGCAGCCGCAGCAGCGGGCCGCCCCCGGCGCACCGCTCGGCTACAGCGCCGCTGTCGAGCTGACCTCCGACCGGCTGCTGCGCAACCAGCCCAAGAAGCGCAAGCCGGGCGCCAATGCCCAGCCGTCCAAGTTCAAGCTGGGCGCGAAGAAGGAAGAGGCGGAGCGGCAGCGCAAGCTGGAGCTGATCCGTACGCCGGTGATGTCCTGTTACCGGATCGCGGTGATCAGCCTCAAGGGCGGCGTCGGCAAGACCACGACCACCACGGCCCTCGGCTCCACCCTCGCCTCCGAGCGGCAGGACAAGATCCTGGCGATCGACGCCAACCCGGACGCCGGCACGCTCGGCCGACGGGTGCGCCGGGAGACCGGTGCGACCATCCGTGACCTGGTGCAGGCGATCCCGCATCTGCACAGCTACATGGACATCCGCCGGTTCACCTCACAGGCCCCCTCGGGCCTGGAGATCCTCGCCAACGACGTCGACCCGGCCGTCTCGACGACCTTCAACGACGACGACTACCGGCGGGCGATCGATGTCCTCGGCAAGCAGTACCCGGTCATCCTCACCGACTCGGGAACCGGTCTCCTCTACAGCGCGATGCGCGGAGTCCTCGATCTCGCCGACCAGTTGATCATCATCTCCACCCCGTCCGTGGACGGTGCCAGCAGCGCGAGCACCACTCTGGACTGGCTGTCCGCGCACGGCTACGCCGACCTGGTGCAGCGCGGTATCACGGTCATCTCGGGTGTCCGCGAGACCGGCAAGATGATCAAGATCGATGACATCGTGTCGCACTTCGAGACCCGTTGCCGCGGCGTCGTGGTCGTCCCCTTCGACGAGCATCTCGCCGCCGGTGCCGAGGTCGACCTCGACATGATGCGGCCCAAGACCCGCGAGGCGTACTTCAACCTCTCCGCCCTGGTGGCCGAGGACTTCGCGCGGGCGCAGCAGGCACAGGGCATGTACCCCCAGCAGCAGATGGGCGGGGATCCGTACGCCCAGCAGCAGATGGGCGGCGACCCGTACGCACAGCAGCAACAGCAGTACGCCCAGCAGGGCCAGCCGCAGCAGCCGCAACAGGGCCAGCCGCCGGCCGGCTACCCGCCGCAGCAGGGTGGCTGGACCCAGCAGCCGCAGCAGGGCCAGCCGCCGGCCCACTGGCAGCAGCAACAGCCCGCTCCGGACGCACCGCAGCCGGACGGGCCCGGCCTGGCGCCCGGGTGGCAGCAGCAGCCGCCTCCGCAGTAA
- a CDS encoding WXG100 family type VII secretion target: MGEGKSGVPEERYESFRHVTDFNQSNFNGLKDMLDGAKPEVLYSVAQHWQDVADDLETHKTSFSKAVDKVMEHWQGESAERFRKRAQQIIANFEAGKPWCTHTAKVMDASAEALQTAIDKVRTKSESWDFGDLNDWGWSISDDELDEALKRGDSASGLLEANKDDLDDEQTLRLESTIAMEQLGSSFVRASKALKAPAPGSTGRDDKIPDHQQDPSNDPGAINTPMIPTGGGSKGGGGGLKLPKRGANPGSTPKMPSPPSLKDPGVSGGLGELKPKGPSVGTGLDGLHGGPSGGLKAPSGGPGGGGLHAPTGGGPGGGPGLSGMPGGMPGVGGLKSGGPGGLKGGGPSGLKGGGGPGGLKSGGPGGLKGGTPGTTPGGSPAGGRAGMPGMAGAHGGGAGKGGGGGGVSAGGAQARQKGGIIGSPGGKASSGGAQGGAGLHRSRGGTASGAGANSGSGRRPAGMMGGMHGASGGRGEGGGNDANRPDYLVEDEETWTPKHNVAPPVIE, translated from the coding sequence GTGGGTGAAGGCAAGAGCGGCGTGCCTGAGGAGAGGTACGAGAGCTTTCGGCATGTAACGGACTTCAACCAGAGCAACTTCAATGGCCTGAAGGACATGCTCGACGGTGCTAAGCCCGAAGTTCTTTACTCTGTCGCTCAGCACTGGCAGGACGTTGCCGACGACCTGGAGACTCACAAGACGAGTTTCTCCAAGGCCGTGGACAAGGTGATGGAACACTGGCAGGGCGAGTCCGCTGAACGCTTCCGCAAGAGGGCTCAGCAGATCATCGCGAACTTCGAGGCCGGCAAACCTTGGTGCACTCACACGGCGAAGGTCATGGATGCATCGGCCGAAGCTCTTCAGACGGCCATCGACAAGGTCAGGACGAAGAGCGAAAGCTGGGATTTCGGCGATCTGAATGACTGGGGGTGGTCGATCTCCGACGATGAGCTGGACGAAGCCCTCAAGAGGGGCGATAGCGCCTCGGGTCTCCTGGAGGCGAACAAGGACGATTTGGACGATGAACAGACGCTCCGGCTTGAGTCGACGATCGCCATGGAGCAGCTGGGCTCGTCGTTCGTAAGGGCCTCGAAGGCGCTCAAGGCGCCGGCGCCAGGGAGTACTGGCCGCGACGACAAGATCCCCGACCACCAACAGGATCCGTCAAACGATCCAGGCGCCATTAACACCCCGATGATTCCGACGGGTGGTGGATCGAAGGGTGGCGGGGGTGGACTCAAGCTCCCCAAGCGGGGCGCGAACCCCGGTAGCACCCCCAAGATGCCCAGCCCCCCGAGTTTGAAGGATCCGGGTGTCAGCGGTGGTCTGGGCGAACTGAAGCCTAAGGGGCCCAGTGTGGGGACTGGCCTTGACGGCCTCCACGGTGGACCCAGCGGGGGCCTCAAAGCCCCCAGTGGCGGCCCCGGTGGCGGCGGTCTCCACGCGCCCACCGGCGGTGGCCCCGGCGGTGGGCCTGGCTTGTCCGGAATGCCGGGCGGCATGCCTGGGGTTGGTGGCCTCAAGAGTGGTGGCCCCGGCGGTCTCAAGGGCGGTGGCCCTAGCGGTCTCAAGGGCGGCGGTGGCCCCGGCGGTCTCAAGAGTGGTGGCCCTGGCGGTCTCAAGGGCGGCACACCCGGGACCACCCCGGGCGGTTCCCCCGCGGGCGGCCGTGCCGGCATGCCCGGCATGGCCGGCGCACATGGCGGTGGCGCAGGGAAGGGCGGCGGTGGCGGGGGCGTCAGCGCCGGCGGTGCCCAAGCGCGGCAGAAGGGCGGAATCATCGGGTCGCCCGGTGGTAAAGCCAGCAGCGGCGGAGCCCAGGGTGGGGCCGGCCTGCACCGCAGCCGAGGGGGAACCGCATCCGGGGCCGGGGCCAATTCGGGTAGCGGACGTCGCCCGGCAGGCATGATGGGCGGCATGCATGGTGCGTCCGGTGGCCGGGGCGAGGGCGGCGGGAACGACGCGAACCGTCCTGACTACCTTGTGGAAGACGAGGAGACCTGGACGCCGAAGCATAATGTGGCTCCCCCGGTCATCGAGTAG
- a CDS encoding bifunctional riboflavin kinase/FAD synthetase — MQRWRGLEDIPEGWGRSVVTIGSYDGVHRGHQLIIGKAVARARELGIPAVVVTFDPHPSEVVRPGTHPPLLAPHHRRAELMAGLGVDAVLILPFTKEFSKLSPADFVVKVLVDKLHAQVVVEGPNFRFGHKATGNVETLAELGITYDYTVEVIDLYERGAAGGGEPFSSTLTRRLVAEGEVAGAMEVLGRPHRVEGVVVRGAQRGRELGFPTANVETLPHTAIPADGVYAGLLQVEGEAMPAAISVGTNPQFDGKTRTVEAYAIDRVGLDLYGLHVGVDFLAYIRGQEKFDTLDALLERMAIDVKLARGLIAAAG, encoded by the coding sequence GTGCAGCGCTGGCGTGGCTTGGAGGACATCCCCGAGGGCTGGGGGCGCAGCGTCGTCACCATCGGCTCGTACGACGGAGTGCACCGCGGCCACCAACTGATCATTGGCAAGGCCGTCGCGCGCGCCCGTGAGCTGGGGATTCCCGCCGTGGTCGTCACCTTCGACCCGCACCCGAGCGAAGTCGTACGGCCCGGTACCCATCCGCCGCTGCTGGCGCCGCACCACCGGCGCGCGGAGCTGATGGCCGGGCTGGGGGTGGACGCGGTGCTGATCCTCCCGTTCACCAAGGAGTTCTCGAAGCTGTCCCCGGCCGACTTCGTGGTCAAGGTGCTGGTCGACAAGCTGCACGCCCAGGTCGTCGTCGAGGGCCCCAACTTCCGCTTCGGGCACAAGGCGACCGGCAACGTCGAGACCCTGGCCGAGCTCGGGATCACCTACGACTACACCGTCGAGGTCATCGACCTCTACGAGCGCGGTGCGGCGGGCGGCGGCGAGCCGTTCTCCTCCACGCTCACCCGCCGGCTGGTGGCCGAGGGCGAGGTGGCCGGTGCGATGGAGGTCCTCGGACGGCCGCACCGCGTCGAGGGCGTCGTCGTACGCGGTGCCCAGCGCGGCCGCGAACTGGGCTTCCCCACGGCCAATGTGGAGACCCTGCCGCACACCGCGATCCCGGCCGACGGTGTCTACGCGGGCCTGCTCCAGGTGGAGGGCGAGGCGATGCCGGCGGCCATCTCGGTCGGCACCAACCCGCAGTTCGACGGCAAGACCCGCACCGTCGAGGCCTACGCCATCGACCGCGTCGGCCTGGACCTGTACGGCCTGCACGTCGGCGTGGACTTCCTCGCCTACATCCGCGGCCAGGAAAAGTTCGACACCCTCGACGCCCTGCTGGAGCGGATGGCGATCGACGTGAAGCTGGCACGGGGGCTGATCGCGGCGGCGGGGTGA
- a CDS encoding alpha/beta fold hydrolase, translating to MTTIYRSEAGAGEILRRYRDALRTWPVPAEELRVPTREGETFVLASGPRDAPPVLLLHGSGANATMWQDDITSWARHFRTYAVDLVGEPGLSAPSRPPLASDACALWLDDVLEGLGITSASMVAASLGGWTALDYATRRPERVTRLALLCPGGLGRQKVGWLVKALPLRLFGRRGIRRSAGIVAGLELPEQRHVLDQVALIFTHFKPRTERLPVFSDGALGRLTMPVQVTVGGRDVLFDSEGTARRIRHGVPHANVHLLPEAGHAILGQTASVLAFLRG from the coding sequence ATGACCACGATCTACCGGTCCGAGGCCGGTGCGGGGGAGATCCTGCGGCGCTACCGGGACGCGCTGCGCACCTGGCCGGTACCGGCCGAGGAGCTGCGGGTGCCGACCCGCGAGGGCGAGACCTTCGTCCTGGCCTCCGGCCCCCGGGACGCGCCGCCCGTGCTGCTGCTGCACGGCTCGGGAGCGAACGCCACGATGTGGCAGGACGACATCACCTCCTGGGCGCGGCACTTCCGCACCTACGCCGTCGACCTCGTCGGCGAGCCGGGCCTGAGCGCGCCGTCCCGCCCGCCGTTGGCCTCCGACGCCTGTGCGCTGTGGCTGGACGATGTGCTGGAGGGGCTGGGGATCACGAGCGCCTCGATGGTCGCGGCCTCCCTCGGCGGCTGGACGGCGCTGGACTACGCCACCCGCCGGCCCGAGCGGGTGACGCGCCTGGCCCTGCTGTGCCCCGGCGGCCTGGGGAGGCAGAAGGTGGGCTGGCTGGTCAAGGCTCTGCCGCTGCGCCTCTTCGGGCGCCGTGGGATACGCCGGTCGGCAGGAATCGTGGCGGGTCTGGAGCTGCCTGAGCAGCGGCACGTCCTCGACCAAGTGGCGCTGATCTTCACGCACTTCAAGCCGCGTACGGAGCGGCTGCCCGTCTTCTCCGACGGCGCGTTGGGCCGTCTGACGATGCCCGTGCAGGTGACCGTCGGTGGCCGCGATGTCCTCTTCGACTCCGAAGGCACCGCCCGGCGCATCCGGCACGGTGTCCCGCACGCGAACGTGCACCTCCTGCCCGAGGCCGGCCACGCGATCCTCGGGCAGACCGCTTCGGTCCTGGCGTTCCTCCGCGGCTGA
- the eccE gene encoding type VII secretion protein EccE, which translates to MAPRLRQQAGTIGGVRVQQLAIIELAAALVLVGWSIHPAALTAAIVIAAVLVIFALGRRRRIPLPEWITTVRAMKRRGKESISALAATQGVDPAIAPVVECEPALRTYEFTTESDQRAIGFVGDGTFLTALVQVDARDEPLRPERGSHMLPLEVLHTALDIEDIHLESVQFVQYTQPAPAPHLPEQAVAARSYAPLQAQAQTPALQLTWIALKLDPELCSEAIDARGGGMEGAKRSLLRAADQLVSRLTAHGVRARVLAEREVVAAIGTAVCVSPRAANGAMGRDGRAARRTQETTRAMRCDDRWHSTYWIGRWPQLGQGGAPLAAITQLLTSTRAMASTFALTATHGSGRAPAISGYVRLSTRSENELTSAQSELERRSGSVKVGLVRLDREQLPGLLATLPLGGTR; encoded by the coding sequence GTGGCACCGCGGCTGCGCCAACAGGCCGGAACCATCGGCGGAGTCCGGGTTCAGCAGCTGGCCATCATCGAACTCGCCGCGGCCCTGGTACTGGTGGGCTGGTCGATCCACCCGGCCGCACTGACCGCGGCCATTGTGATCGCGGCAGTTCTGGTCATTTTCGCGCTCGGCCGGCGGCGAAGGATTCCGCTGCCGGAATGGATCACCACCGTGCGTGCCATGAAGCGCCGCGGCAAGGAGAGCATCTCCGCGCTCGCGGCCACCCAGGGCGTCGACCCGGCGATCGCCCCGGTGGTGGAGTGCGAACCGGCGCTGCGCACCTATGAGTTCACGACCGAGTCGGACCAGCGCGCCATCGGGTTCGTCGGTGACGGTACGTTCCTGACCGCCCTCGTGCAGGTGGACGCCCGTGACGAGCCGCTGCGCCCCGAGCGCGGCAGCCACATGCTGCCGCTCGAGGTGCTGCACACCGCGCTCGACATCGAGGACATCCACCTGGAGTCGGTGCAGTTCGTCCAGTACACCCAGCCCGCCCCGGCCCCGCATCTGCCCGAACAGGCCGTCGCGGCCCGCTCGTACGCACCGCTCCAGGCCCAGGCGCAGACGCCCGCACTCCAGTTGACATGGATCGCGCTCAAGCTCGACCCCGAGCTGTGCTCGGAGGCGATCGATGCCCGCGGCGGCGGGATGGAGGGCGCCAAGCGTTCCCTGCTGCGCGCCGCCGACCAGCTCGTCAGCCGGCTGACCGCGCACGGGGTGCGTGCCAGGGTGCTCGCCGAGCGCGAGGTGGTGGCCGCGATCGGCACCGCGGTGTGCGTCAGCCCGCGGGCCGCCAACGGTGCGATGGGGCGTGACGGACGAGCCGCCCGCCGCACCCAGGAGACGACGCGGGCGATGCGCTGCGACGACCGCTGGCACTCCACGTACTGGATCGGCCGGTGGCCCCAACTGGGCCAGGGCGGTGCCCCGTTGGCGGCCATCACCCAGCTGCTGACCAGCACCAGGGCGATGGCCAGCACCTTCGCGCTGACCGCCACTCACGGCAGCGGCCGCGCCCCGGCCATCTCGGGCTACGTCCGCCTTTCCACCCGCAGCGAGAACGAACTCACCTCCGCTCAGAGCGAGTTGGAGCGCCGTTCCGGTTCCGTGAAGGTCGGCCTCGTCCGGCTCGACCGGGAACAGCTGCCCGGCCTGCTGGCCACGCTCCCCCTCGGAGGTACCCGCTGA
- a CDS encoding type VII secretion protein EccB: protein MASRRDELNAYSFARKRTNAAFLKPLPNGSIESAPRPLKAVVPSIMMGVVMLVGFGACGILKPVAPQGWDEVGKNVIVGDKSTTRYIVLKQGKQKLLHPILNLASARLLIDPNFKVVKVKEEELDGKIPHGPAIGIPYAPDRLPTTEDADAPKTWAVCNRPGSGLNSKPQQSVFILGGKDKQAVEGKGKLGPSQALFVEDPQHKKWLVDSEGKAFEFNGGSEAVNDTLRRIIFRSAKPQPVSQDFMDTLLVLPRQLGISMPAVAGAGGQTSDPKVPARARTVGSILQDSSGQKYVVEQDGVEQVTDFVANLLEEGANAEKLHSDGSRIKPVQIAVNSIDPKRDASDNLSFFMGNFGTFPSPWPTESLSVANEFEHGSQTGGLTRPTRNGVSCSVYNGKNNKLPGGEEKQLGYKNGVPDMQTWVGSDYPVKIATGANSYVTPGSGLLYTEVRTSAATSGSQFLVTDTGLRYPLPRNNDSESKAGKADDEQDKAKVHLGYEGTHPPLIMKAWSELLSTGPSLDIQSAKKPQSS from the coding sequence ATGGCATCACGTCGGGACGAGCTGAATGCGTATTCGTTCGCTCGAAAGCGCACGAATGCGGCATTTCTGAAGCCGCTGCCGAACGGTTCGATCGAGAGTGCTCCCAGGCCCCTGAAGGCGGTGGTGCCGAGCATCATGATGGGGGTCGTGATGCTTGTGGGATTCGGTGCCTGTGGCATTCTCAAGCCTGTTGCCCCGCAAGGCTGGGACGAGGTCGGAAAGAATGTCATCGTCGGGGACAAATCCACCACACGTTATATCGTCCTGAAGCAGGGCAAGCAGAAACTGCTGCACCCGATCCTCAACCTCGCCTCCGCCCGGCTGCTCATCGACCCGAATTTCAAGGTCGTGAAGGTCAAGGAAGAAGAGCTGGACGGAAAGATCCCGCACGGACCGGCCATCGGTATTCCCTACGCCCCCGACCGGCTGCCCACCACAGAGGACGCCGACGCGCCCAAGACCTGGGCGGTGTGCAACCGTCCCGGCAGCGGCCTCAACAGCAAGCCCCAGCAGTCCGTGTTCATCCTGGGCGGCAAGGACAAGCAGGCCGTCGAGGGCAAGGGCAAACTCGGCCCGAGCCAGGCGCTGTTCGTCGAGGACCCGCAGCACAAGAAGTGGCTGGTCGACAGCGAGGGCAAGGCCTTCGAGTTCAACGGGGGGAGTGAAGCGGTCAACGACACCCTGCGCCGCATCATCTTCCGCTCCGCCAAGCCCCAGCCGGTGTCACAGGACTTCATGGACACCCTGCTCGTGCTCCCGCGCCAGCTCGGCATCAGCATGCCCGCGGTCGCCGGGGCGGGGGGCCAGACCAGCGACCCGAAGGTCCCGGCGCGGGCCAGGACCGTCGGTTCGATCCTCCAGGACAGCAGCGGTCAGAAGTACGTCGTGGAGCAGGACGGCGTGGAGCAGGTGACGGACTTCGTGGCGAACCTCCTGGAGGAGGGTGCGAACGCCGAGAAGCTGCACAGTGACGGTTCGCGGATCAAGCCCGTACAGATCGCCGTGAACAGCATCGACCCGAAGCGGGACGCCTCTGACAACCTGTCGTTCTTCATGGGGAATTTCGGCACGTTCCCCTCCCCGTGGCCCACCGAGAGCCTCTCGGTGGCCAACGAATTCGAGCACGGCTCCCAGACCGGCGGGCTGACCCGTCCCACCCGGAACGGCGTCTCGTGCAGCGTCTACAACGGCAAGAACAACAAGCTGCCGGGCGGCGAGGAGAAGCAGCTCGGATACAAGAACGGCGTGCCGGACATGCAGACCTGGGTCGGCAGCGACTACCCGGTCAAGATTGCCACCGGAGCCAACTCATACGTCACCCCCGGCAGCGGTCTGCTCTACACGGAGGTGCGCACCTCCGCGGCGACGAGCGGCAGCCAGTTCCTGGTCACCGACACCGGACTGCGCTATCCGCTGCCGAGGAACAACGACAGCGAAAGCAAGGCCGGCAAGGCCGATGACGAACAGGACAAGGCGAAGGTCCACCTCGGCTACGAGGGCACCCATCCGCCGCTGATCATGAAGGCCTGGTCCGAACTTCTCTCCACCGGACCGTCGCTGGACATTCAGAGCGCCAAGAAGCCGCAGTCGTCCTGA